Genomic segment of Sander vitreus isolate 19-12246 chromosome 17, sanVit1, whole genome shotgun sequence:
AAACTCTCAGGATTTGGTTCAGAATGATTCGACTTAGCATCGTGTAACTCTTCAGTTCATCTACCTTTTTTACATTCTGCATAGTTtaaattacatacatacatttttctgACTGCGTAGAGGTGAGTGAATAAGGTTTTAACAAAGAGCCTTTAAGCTGTTGACCTTGGCTCCTAGCAGTTTGAGCCTTCAGCAGAAAGTGTGTGATTTAAGTACAAGGCTTTAGTGTAAATGAAATAGGAATAAATGGAAAGATGAAATAGAAGAAACAAGAGAGGTGTAACGAGACAGAGACCTTGCTCTATAGTCTCCTTTGTTCGGATCGTCTGTGCTCTTGGCGTCTGCTCCTCTTGATCTCTGTTAGCGAAGTTAACAGAACATCTTAATTAATAATAGTGTAGAcagggtgcctgggtagctgaCCTGGTAGAGCACGttcccatatatagaggtttactcgtCGACGCGGCGACCACGGATTCGACTCCGacatgcggccctttgctgcatgtcattcccaccctctcccctttcatgtcttcatctgtcctataaaaataaaggcctaaaatatccaaaaaaataataatagtgtaGACAGATGCATCACAATAGAACTtttcaacaaaaaatgtaaaaaaaaatatatatatatatatatatatatattgacagAGGAATGTaggtgtgtacagtgtgtgagaAATTCCGAGTAAAGAGGTGAAGTGAGAGAAGTATGGTAGCATAGTTGCGTGCGTGTGATGGTGTTGGCAGGGGGTTTTAACACAGGGGACTGAGGTCATGTACACTGTACTACGCTTGCTAAATATACACGTTGCCCAGAGCGGACCCTCACTCTATTATGAATGACTTCTGGCCTTGGCAGCTTGTTAGATTTGGTGGCTCATAGCCACACTGATATGATAATATCCCcctccccaccccaccccactcTCTCTATTCTcctttgcctctctctctctctctctctctctctctctctctctctctctctctcagcgaCTCCATCACTTGTGCTTGGAGCTGATCTTTAGGTCTAAATGGTGGGTTGCCAGTTTAAGAGACAGTCCCCTCTGTGCAGAGGTGGTGATTTAGTGGGGAGATAAGCTCTCCGTAATGGCAGGGTGGAATAATTCCTCTTTAACTAGGAGGCTTGGCTCTCTCCACCCTCCAGAAGAAAATGTTACTGGTCCTCTGCTTTGTTCTTcattcctttcctctcttttcttccttctctctctcttctcctttttttttgtttgtctttaagtAGCAACTTGTCAAAACAGATATAAATCATTCAGAAAACATGATGCATTGTTAGCTCAAGCAGTTTAGACTTAGTGCATCATAATGCACAGGTTACAGATAGCACAACTCACTCACTAACAGGGTTTCAATTTCAAAATCACAAACAGACATTTGTTGTTTGTGGCCTTGTAAATCCTCACAATGTAATGCCAATTTCAATGTTACAGACTGTTTATCAGGCCACAAAGATTTTCAAAAACTCTGCATCTCAAAACCCCAAACCTAGCAAAGTCACTTCCAGAAAGCTTGTGTATCTGGGTCTACAAGCTAAAAATAGCatctttaattatttaattaagcaGTGAAGTGAACACCCTGTTacctttcttttgtttgtttgtttgagacGACTTTCTACAATCAAGAGGCAGTGTGTTTAAAGAAACCAAGCGACTGATCGATTCAAGATGAAAAATTGATTGGCattgaggaaaaaaataattagaatTGGCTTATCATTGACacaataagaagaaaaaaatctcttGTCTTCATAAAGAGGATGACAATGCTGCACGGTTTGATAAGTCCTTAGATATATGAGAGGACATGGAAAGTGTGGAGAAGAATGAAgtggaggaagtggaggagagagaagataGCACAGTTTCTTACTTCCTACATAGATCTTATCTGCAACCCCAatcactctgtctctgtctgcctctcatGCTCCAATtcagcctctctctttctgtggcAGAAAAACTGGGAGGTCCTTTGTGCTGTAGAGAGATTTCAGTTTACATTACACTGCAGGTAGAGATGATGTGATGTAACTGTTGTGAAATCCACACAGGCAACTAATCATCGTAGGTTTATTGAGTTAGGCTGCCCCCTGGAGGCTTTAGCAATAATGTCAGGCTGGATGGCTATGGACGCGAGCATACGATTCAGTACACTGCTGAGAGACCTGACAGAGCTCTTCATTTGAGGTTGACATTTAAAAGTGTAAAGATCAAAACAAGAAACTCCAGTTGTTTTGTATGTGATcattcacacatagaaccttaAACATTCACTCAACGCCCCATGAATACACAGTGCAGACCCATGTTCATGcaggcaagtgtgtgtgtgtgtgtgtgtgtgtgtgtatctgggcTGAGTGGAGACTAACgcatgtgcatatgtgtgtgtctgtctgtttccctTGCAGCCCTGCTGTCGTCGTGGTGCGAGGAGCTGGGTCGTCTCCTCCTGCTGCGTCACCAGAAGAGCAGGCAGAACGAACCGCAGGGAAAAGTCCCCATGCAGCCCAGCATGAACAGCATGAAGCCCGGCCTCACACACAGGTCAGTGGGGAGTCTGCGAGACATCTTCTGTCAGATGAATAAAGACTGTGCTTATATGACAGTAAACCCAGATTCTCAATTCAGTTCAAGGTTACCGTTTTTCCATCTTACCAATGCAATGAAGCTTTTACCTGGGGTCGTAATGTATCCCAAAAAAGAGGAATATCAAGGGCAAAAAAACTGTACAGCATAAAATCAGAGAAGACAGCTGTGAATTGGCAGAAATGAGTCACTTGCTTTTGAATAAATTAGGTTAATACTGTGGTTTCTACCCATTTGCTTCTAGTTATTTCATATTGAATTTGATACACATCAGATACATCCCAtacttttaattatatttttatgagtccattttttttattgattgaaTTTATATTGCACCCGTTGATACTTTAACTGATGCATGCCAGTTTGTGCCATCTGTCAGTTGCCTGTTACTGCAGGCAGTCATCTGAAAGAAGCCAACAGTGAGATAAACTCTCAGTCAGCCTGACTGAAGCCCTTTAATAGACGCAAGGCAAAATCACAGTGCTACAGACACTATTCCTTATTGTGAGGAATAACATTACACTGCAGGTGAATACAGAGGTTAACGCAACACAACATGCATACAATAACAGTCTCTAAAGACACAACAGATTTAGGTGGGGATGGTGTGGTGTCTGTGTACAGTAAACGGGTGCTgtggggaagtgtgtgtgtagggagatGGGAAGATGTAGGTGTCAGGGAAGATGTTGCGAAAGAAAGGGAAGAGAAATTTAAACAAatagaggagaaagaagaggaaaataTATGTCTGCATGCATTATGTTCGCGGAGCTTTTTTTGttggggggggcattttaggcctttatttccataggagagatgaagacatgaaaggggagagagaggggtaacgacatgcagcaaagggccgcaggtcggagccgaacccgcggccgctgcgtcgaggagtaaacctctacaaatgtgcgcccgctccaccaactgagctaacccggccaccgCGGAGCTTTTTTTAATGTAGCCTTTGATGCCCCATTTCTCTGATTTCTTTCATGATAAATTCTCCCAAATTGTACAAAACTAATTTATTAAAACTAACCAAGGTTCACTTTAGTATCTTTAAGAGACAGGATGCAATAGTGAGATTTACTTCATTAAGGTATAATCTTGAATTGCTTATGTAAGACACACAGGTGATTTGGGGTGGAGGCACAAACCGGCAGGGAACAGAGCTGTTTAGTAATGTTTTTGGAAAACATTGTGTGCttatgcctctctctctctagaagaagaagaagaagaagaagaaagcccGGAGTTAGCCAAGAGTCCTGTTAGCCTCTGCTGAGGATCTTGGGATAATGTTGTTCCTTTATGAGGAAATATTGAACAAGTCGTCCATTCCAAGAGCTAACCTCTGAGCGAAAACAAGCTGCTCACCAAAAACAGCAGTCCCTTCCCACTCCACTGGCTACTTGCCTCTCCCCATGAGGATTTAGCTTGTTTATTATATGTAACATACTGTCATATTTGTTCTAAATCTGAATGTTAAACATTCTCTCGTACGCTCCCTATCCATATCCAAAGATTTTTCAACAACTCAAAgaaataatttaattaaatttagtttatttttttattttttttcactgctgtgtgtgtgggtcctGGTCCTCATCAGCTCATTTGGAGCAGCCATTAGCAGAGATCCTGGCTGAAAACGTGTTTTGAAATTGTACGCCAGACATTTTGAAATTGCCTCACATTTTGGCAAGAAGAATTCCCAAATTATTCACATTTCTGGACGGATATGCAactctgttggttttctattgGCTCTTTTCTTGGCCGATCGAAACTTCAAGTGACATCAGgcacatgtttgtgtttttgatctACTTTCCAGTGATGGATCCTTTCCCTACGACTCTGTCCCCTGGCAACAAAACTCCAACCAGCCCCCTGGGTCATTGTCTGTGGTTACAACAGTGTGGGGTGTGACCAATACGTCACAGAGTCAGGTATGTCCATGCATGAACAATATCCAGTCTGTAATTATATAAGTTCTGACACACAATCAATGCTTGACTCAGACGGTTTgtctgctttgtttgtttttttttacaaacctaATGGATATTTCATCGTTCTGTATTTGTTAAATCCAGGTGCTGGGTAACCCAATGGTGAATAGCAATAACCCCATGAATCCTGGCGGTAACCCTATGGGATCGGGTCTGTCTGCCAGTGCAGCAGGGCTCAACTCACCCCAGTTCAATGCTCAGCAGCAACAGTTTCCAAACAAAGGAGGCTCCAACCAACCGTACGTGCAGCAGGGAGTGTACGGCAGGCCTGGCTACCCTGGAGGTCCTGGGGGATACAGCGGGAGGTAAGAGACTGGATATGActatctttgaaaaaaaaagaatcaagcaATACAATTTACCATAATGAATAAAACATGcgttctgtgtttttttgtttacagttatTCTGGAGGCCCAAACCCTTCTCAAGGAGGTATGGGATTAACCTCCCACACACGTCCTCCAGGTGACTTCACTCAGCCAGCCgccgctgctgcagctgctgctgttgctgccgctgctgctacGGCAACGGCCACAGCAACGGCCACGGTGGCAGCTCTGCAGGAAACCCAGAATAAAGATATGAACCAGTATGGACAGGTATAGTACAGCACACACTTGCTAACAGATGTTTACAGCTGTAACCACCAAATAGGCTgtaatatacaaatacagtatacacagaAAACTATTATCCAACCACCTGCTGGAGACCCGAAATAATCACATTAAACACTGAAACCTTCTGTTTTGCTTCCAGATGTGTTCTTCGTTCCAAATGGGCCCTGCACAGGCCTACAATAGCCAGTTCATGAACCAGCCAGGCCCACGAGGGCCCCCTGGAGGTATGAATCCAGCCAGCATGGGATCAGCCATGAACAACCCCAATATGAGTGGGCCTCCCATGGGCATGAACCAGCCTCGAACCCCAGGCATGGTGCCTTTTGGAGCTCATGGCCAAAGGATGCCTCAGCAAGGGTATCCCGGAGGACCTCGACAGGGCATGCCCATGCAGGGGATAAAGAGGCCATATCCTGGGGAGGTGAGTGGAAAGAGCTGATGATTAAAACAATCTGGACATTGTGGGCTCTATTTTGGGGCAGGCTCAAAGCCAACACTTGggcaaacacattttcacaagTTTGCATGTTTGGTAATTTCCTGGCACAATACAAACAGGACAAAAATCTCTAAACCATATTTAGCATTTGGTACGATATGAGTAATATTACATTTGTTCCCATTGGATAAATGGGAACAAACTCCTATTTTTCAAATAGACTAATTGTCTAATAAATTGTAATGTTTTAAAGGCATAAATATGCAAAGGAGGAGAAGAACAACtgagtttaaatgttttgttaattagcctgtattaaatacagtaaataaccAGCCGCACCAACATACTTAGCTGCCTGTTCATTCTACCATtgacagtatactgtatttgaGATGTTGTGTATTTTTTGAATTGGAACTTCATTTCATGTGCTTCATGGAGAACTCTCCCTCCATTTCACCTGTCGTTGCTATTAAAGGGTATGAGAGGAGCTCATGTGATTGGTCATTACTGACGCTTCACCTGCTGATTCTGTATTCATCCTACTAATAATGTATTCAGCTATTGTTCCACATTGTGTGGAGCTGTGGCTGGTTTGCGCATGGTTTGCACCAACccatttgtgtttgtgcctgGACATTTTGCTTGTATTTTGCATTTGCGCCCTatttcaggaaatgaaaaccCTAAAACATCTGTCCAATGTATTTTCCTTTAACTTTCTTTGTCCAGGCAAGTTACGGGGGTCAGCAGTACGGGCCGAACAGTCAGTTCCCACCACATCAGGGGCAGTATCCCACATCAAACACCTCCAGGCCGCTGCCATCTCCTAACTACCTCGGCCAGAGGATGCCAGGGCAGCAGGGCCAAGGACAGTACCCACCTGGCATGCCCATGGGCCAGTACTACAAGGTCTGTTGCGACACACCATTCATCATCTATCCATTTTCTACAACAACTTACTCCTACTCAGGGTCAGAAGGGGGCTGGAGCCCAGCATGCACTGTGCAAAAGGCAGGGACAAACAGATCACTTGTCATATTTATAGCACATATTTTTGAACTAACTACTGTACATGGTGTATGCCTAGTGTAATAAGGAAGAATATCAAAATATTATTGCTCTTTGTTTCCTCTACAGCAAGAGCCCTTCAATGGTCAGAGCACCAACTTCTCTGGCGGCGGATACTCCTACGGCCAAGGAAATGGGGTATGTTTCAGTAAGATCATTGTGCTAAATCTGACCCAGTCATGTAAGTGAGATTAGTTACACAGATGTTTTCATTATTGCACTTTCCTACCTTTTACAGCCCTCGAGGCCCGTTAACTACCCCCACTCTCCGGTCCCTGGAAACCCCACACCCCCTATGACCCCAGGAAGTAGTATTCCTCCGTACCTGTCGCCAAACCAGGATGTGAAGCCCCCGTTTCCACCTGACATGAAACCAAATATGACAGCACTTCCGCCCCCTCCAAGTGAGTACTGCAGCAGTTCTTAAACAAGTGGTTGCTTTTATCCTTGTGCTCTTTTATTTCATCTGGCGTATTGTGCGACTTGGGTTAAAAGTTAAcccccctgttttttttttccctctcccaGCTAACCCCAATGAGGAGCTGCGGCTGACGTTCCCAGTCAGGGATGGAGTGGTGCTGGAGCCGTTCCGCTTGGAGCACAACCTGGCTGTCAGTAACCACGTCTTCCACCTTCGACCCTCCGTCCACCAGACCCTCATGTGGAGGTAGGAACATCGCACAAGCCTGTGGAGAGAGAACTACTCTGACTGGATATTagggatatgtttttttttaatggcatcATTTCATGTAAACCATTAAAAATACTTATTAAATCACACATCTTTAGGATTCACAATACACAACCCTGTCACATACTATAACTTACTCTATTACAGTGAAAGGTTGAGATTGTTTTatgctcacagacacacagagtctGTTCTTGTCCtttgtttttctaaatattaTCGCTAAGCGCTGATTCTCTGGTCCTATTACTGCTATAGGTCTGATCTGGAGCTCCAGTTTAAGTGCTACCACCATGAAGACAGGCAGATGAACACCAACTGGCCCGCCTCCGTCCAGGTCAGCGTCAACGCCACGCCCCTCACCATCGAGAGGGGAGACAACAAAACCTCCCACAAACCCCTGCACCTGAAGCACGTATGCCAACCTGGAAGAAACACCATCCAGATTACTGTCACCGCCTGCTGTTGTGTGAGTACACACTATCAGGACAATGTGTAACTACTACCAGTATTTTAGCAGAAATTGTATTCTTTCATTCAACATGATTTTTATACCGATAATTTAACTTTggattttctgttcattttcatGTTCTTGTGTTGCTTTGCAGTCCCACCTGTTTGTGCTGCAGCTGGTCCACAGGCCATCTGTGCGATCCGTCCTACAGGGGCTCCTGAAGAAAAGACTCCTTCCTGCAGAACACTGCATCACCAAGGGTACGGCTCATTTTGTCTCTTAGTGTAGTTAATATGCTTAAGTGCATCTTAATTACACAAGCTTGCACCTGTTTCTCTTTATGGTGTGCTTTAAATAGGTTTTGAAGTACACCTGTAACTGTTTACAAAGTAATACCTTCCATCTGAAACGCTTTCTCTTTTCAGTTAAGAGGAACTTCAGCAGCGTTGCGGCCTCGGCAGGCAGCACTACCCTTAACGGGGAGGACGGTGTGGAGCAGACGGCCATTaaagtgtcactgaaatgtCCCATAACCTTCAGACGCATCCAGCTACCTGCACGAGGGCATGACTGCAAACATGTCCAGGTTTGTTCAGATTTGAGGAGGCGTTCAGAATTAAATGCTCATGTAAAGTTTTGTCACATGTCACTCTGAATTAGAGAAGATTATTCTGATGAGCGTTGTTCTCCACAGTGCTTTGATCTGGAGTCCTACTTGCAGCTCAACTGTGAGAGGGGGACATGGAGGTGTCCTGTGTGCAAGTAAGTGAAACGCTGTTCTTTGAAGTAAAGGATGAGATTAGTAACAGTGACTGCCTCTAATGGATTATATCTAATGTTTTTTTACTCCTTTCAGTAAAACAGCATTATTAGAAGGTCTGGAGGTGGACCAGTACATGTGGGGAATCCTCAATGCCATCCAAAAGTatgtttcttctctttcttctgctAAATCCACCCCTAACTTTGAATCCATTGTTTCAGAATTAAACAAACACTTTCTACTTTTTTCTGTAATAGTTCAGAGTTTGAGGAGGTCACTATAGACCCTACGTGTAGCTGGCGACCTGTTCCCATTAAGTCTGAGCTACACATCAAAGAGGACCCTGATGGACCACTTGCCAAGCGCTTTAAGACCATGAGCCCCAGTCAGATGACCATGCCCAATGTGATGGAGATGATCGCTCAGCTAGGGCCTGGCCCTGGACCTGGCCCTATACTTGGTTCCAGCCCTTACCCCCCACACCCTAGTCAACATCCTGGTGGCAACGGGGGAGATTACCCTGGAGCAGGTAAAGAAAAGCAGCCAGGATCCGACTGCGTAGATAAACAACAGGATAGTCAGCACATTTGGTAGAAAAGTGAGCTGTTTTGCACTTTATAGCAGGAACTACTGATGTGTCTCCAGTGCGTTAAACCAAGAAACAGCCCCAAGGAGAGTTTTGTGCTGAAcctgtttttaaaatattgtaaGCCCGTTGCACTGATAAATGTTTCATAACAGTGAAAAAGTGGAACGTGTGTATCCCTTTATGtaaccactttaaaaagataACTTATTTGCAACAGTAAGGATTCATCAGACAAGTCAGCAAGtcccaaaagtgtttttttgttcttcaagGCAACAGTTACCACAGCCAAGGGAACTTTGACTTCCCTCACGGGAACTCCTCTGGGGGTGGAGTTGGAGGAGGCCCCCCTATGAATGACTTCATCCATGGCCCCCAGCTCTCCCATCCCCCAGATGGTCCTGGTGGTCTCCTCTCCCAGGACAAGCCCCTTAACCACGGCATGAATGATGCAGTAAGTAGGGTCGACTTCCAGGGCTACTTGCTCTTCCATTTGATTAtaccaataaagtgtgtttatGGCAACAGTATATCACTATACAATCTAGTTGTCTTAGGTTAGGATTATGTTTGGTAAGAAGGTTAGGTTTTCTGTCTCTTATTTATCTACTGCTAAATTATTTTGTCCTGTAGCATAATTTGGTACCTTAATTTATTGACGAATATCTCCAGACGATGTGTGCCATACTGAAAAAAGAGGCTCAGATTTGTTATCTGAACAAGGTGCAGCCTGTGCCTCCGGCCAGCATGTGTGCTCAATCATGCTCACATGCTCATGTCGCCGTATAATGTTGCAGCTGTACATGTCTGCTGATCACAGCTTACATTTAGAAGGCCTGTTGCATATTATTCACGCTGGAACTCATTTCgcttttcctcctttcttcccacgcattccccccctcccctcccccttaacactctctgtgtctttctcctTATTTttcactctccatctctctcgctttctgtctccctcttgcACCCGCAGATGTCTCATCCCGATCAGTCCCATAATTCCATGCAGCACAGCTTGCATGCGTCTCCCCACTCTGGCAGCCAATCAGGGCCACCCTTACATCACAGTGGCCAGTCAGGGCAGCCCTTGCATCACAGTGGCCAACCATCGCAGCCGCCTCGCCAGTCGCA
This window contains:
- the zmiz1a gene encoding zinc finger MIZ domain-containing protein 1a isoform X2, which produces MNTLPSMDRHIQQTNDRLQCIKQHLQNPANFHSAATELLDWCGDPRAFQRPFEQSLMGCLTVVSRVAAQQGYDLDLGYRLLAVCAANRDKFTPKSAALLSSWCEELGRLLLLRHQKSRQNEPQGKVPMQPSMNSMKPGLTHSDGSFPYDSVPWQQNSNQPPGSLSVVTTVWGVTNTSQSQVLGNPMVNSNNPMNPGGNPMGSGLSASAAGLNSPQFNAQQQQFPNKGGSNQPYVQQGVYGRPGYPGGPGGYSGSYSGGPNPSQGGMGLTSHTRPPGDFTQPAAAAAAAAVAAAAATATATATATVAALQETQNKDMNQYGQMCSSFQMGPAQAYNSQFMNQPGPRGPPGGMNPASMGSAMNNPNMSGPPMGMNQPRTPGMVPFGAHGQRMPQQGYPGGPRQGMPMQGIKRPYPGEASYGGQQYGPNSQFPPHQGQYPTSNTSRPLPSPNYLGQRMPGQQGQGQYPPGMPMGQYYKQEPFNGQSTNFSGGGYSYGQGNGPSRPVNYPHSPVPGNPTPPMTPGSSIPPYLSPNQDVKPPFPPDMKPNMTALPPPPTNPNEELRLTFPVRDGVVLEPFRLEHNLAVSNHVFHLRPSVHQTLMWRSDLELQFKCYHHEDRQMNTNWPASVQVSVNATPLTIERGDNKTSHKPLHLKHVCQPGRNTIQITVTACCCSHLFVLQLVHRPSVRSVLQGLLKKRLLPAEHCITKVKRNFSSVAASAGSTTLNGEDGVEQTAIKVSLKCPITFRRIQLPARGHDCKHVQCFDLESYLQLNCERGTWRCPVCNKTALLEGLEVDQYMWGILNAIQNSEFEEVTIDPTCSWRPVPIKSELHIKEDPDGPLAKRFKTMSPSQMTMPNVMEMIAQLGPGPGPGPILGSSPYPPHPSQHPGGNGGDYPGAGNSYHSQGNFDFPHGNSSGGGVGGGPPMNDFIHGPQLSHPPDGPGGLLSQDKPLNHGMNDAMSHPDQSHNSMQHSLHASPHSGSQSGPPLHHSGQSGQPLHHSGQPSQPPRQSHPQPQPQPGQNSHPHSDLNFNPSSDGQMGQGAQDMPEPSLDLLPELANPDELLSYLDPPDLPANSNDDLLSLFENN
- the zmiz1a gene encoding zinc finger MIZ domain-containing protein 1a isoform X1 encodes the protein MNTLPSMDRHIQQTNDRLQCIKQHLQNPANFHSAATELLDWCGDPRAFQRPFEQSLMGCLTVVSRVAAQQGYDLDLGYRLLAVCAANRDKFTPKSAETSTCRRCQSDSALLSSWCEELGRLLLLRHQKSRQNEPQGKVPMQPSMNSMKPGLTHSDGSFPYDSVPWQQNSNQPPGSLSVVTTVWGVTNTSQSQVLGNPMVNSNNPMNPGGNPMGSGLSASAAGLNSPQFNAQQQQFPNKGGSNQPYVQQGVYGRPGYPGGPGGYSGSYSGGPNPSQGGMGLTSHTRPPGDFTQPAAAAAAAAVAAAAATATATATATVAALQETQNKDMNQYGQMCSSFQMGPAQAYNSQFMNQPGPRGPPGGMNPASMGSAMNNPNMSGPPMGMNQPRTPGMVPFGAHGQRMPQQGYPGGPRQGMPMQGIKRPYPGEASYGGQQYGPNSQFPPHQGQYPTSNTSRPLPSPNYLGQRMPGQQGQGQYPPGMPMGQYYKQEPFNGQSTNFSGGGYSYGQGNGPSRPVNYPHSPVPGNPTPPMTPGSSIPPYLSPNQDVKPPFPPDMKPNMTALPPPPTNPNEELRLTFPVRDGVVLEPFRLEHNLAVSNHVFHLRPSVHQTLMWRSDLELQFKCYHHEDRQMNTNWPASVQVSVNATPLTIERGDNKTSHKPLHLKHVCQPGRNTIQITVTACCCSHLFVLQLVHRPSVRSVLQGLLKKRLLPAEHCITKVKRNFSSVAASAGSTTLNGEDGVEQTAIKVSLKCPITFRRIQLPARGHDCKHVQCFDLESYLQLNCERGTWRCPVCNKTALLEGLEVDQYMWGILNAIQNSEFEEVTIDPTCSWRPVPIKSELHIKEDPDGPLAKRFKTMSPSQMTMPNVMEMIAQLGPGPGPGPILGSSPYPPHPSQHPGGNGGDYPGAGNSYHSQGNFDFPHGNSSGGGVGGGPPMNDFIHGPQLSHPPDGPGGLLSQDKPLNHGMNDAMSHPDQSHNSMQHSLHASPHSGSQSGPPLHHSGQSGQPLHHSGQPSQPPRQSHPQPQPQPGQNSHPHSDLNFNPSSDGQMGQGAQDMPEPSLDLLPELANPDELLSYLDPPDLPANSNDDLLSLFENN
- the zmiz1a gene encoding zinc finger MIZ domain-containing protein 1a isoform X5, translating into MNTLPSMDRHIQQTNDRLQCIKQHLQNPANFHSAATELLDWCGDPRAFQRPFEQSLMGCLTVVSRVAAQQGYDLDLGYRLLAVCAANRDKFTPKSAETSTCRRCQSDSALLSSWCEELGRLLLLRHQKSRQNEPQGKVPMQPSMNSMKPGLTHSDGSFPYDSVPWQQNSNQPPGSLSVVTTVWGVTNTSQSQVLGNPMVNSNNPMNPGGNPMGSGLSASAAGLNSPQFNAQQQQFPNKGGSNQPYVQQGVYGRPGYPGGPGGYSGSYSGGPNPSQGGMGLTSHTRPPGDFTQPAAAAAAAAVAAAAATATATATATVAALQETQNKDMNQYGQMCSSFQMGPAQAYNSQFMNQPGPRGPPGGMNPASMGSAMNNPNMSGPPMGMNQPRTPGMVPFGAHGQRMPQQGYPGGPRQGMPMQGIKRPYPGEASYGGQQYGPNSQFPPHQGQYPTSNTSRPLPSPNYLGQRMPGQQGQGQYPPGMPMGQYYKQEPFNGQSTNFSGGGYSYGQGNGPSRPVNYPHSPVPGNPTPPMTPGSSIPPYLSPNQDVKPPFPPDMKPNMTALPPPPTNPNEELRLTFPVRDGVVLEPFRLEHNLAVSNHVFHLRPSVHQTLMWRSDLELQFKCYHHEDRQMNTNWPASVQVSVNATPLTIERGDNKTSHKPLHLKHVCQPGRNTIQITVTACCCSHLFVLQLVHRPSVRSVLQGLLKKRLLPAEHCITKVKRNFSSVAASAGSTTLNGEDGVEQTAIKVSLKCPITFRRIQLPARGHDCKHVQCFDLESYLQLNCERGTWRCPVCNKTALLEGLEVDQYMWGILNAIQNSEFEEVTIDPTCSWRPVPIKSELHIKEDPDGPLAKRFKTMSPSQMTMPNVMEMIAQLGPGPGPGPILGSSPYPPHPSQHPGGNGGDYPGAGNSYHSQGNFDFPHGNSSGGGVGGGPPMNDFIHGPQLSHPPDGPGGLLSQDKPLNHGMNDALLPELANPDELLSYLDPPDLPANSNDDLLSLFENN
- the zmiz1a gene encoding zinc finger MIZ domain-containing protein 1a isoform X3; the protein is MTDCLSDKNQLPSAVTKPVGFPALRLHSTSQHLETSTCRRCQSDSALLSSWCEELGRLLLLRHQKSRQNEPQGKVPMQPSMNSMKPGLTHSDGSFPYDSVPWQQNSNQPPGSLSVVTTVWGVTNTSQSQVLGNPMVNSNNPMNPGGNPMGSGLSASAAGLNSPQFNAQQQQFPNKGGSNQPYVQQGVYGRPGYPGGPGGYSGSYSGGPNPSQGGMGLTSHTRPPGDFTQPAAAAAAAAVAAAAATATATATATVAALQETQNKDMNQYGQMCSSFQMGPAQAYNSQFMNQPGPRGPPGGMNPASMGSAMNNPNMSGPPMGMNQPRTPGMVPFGAHGQRMPQQGYPGGPRQGMPMQGIKRPYPGEASYGGQQYGPNSQFPPHQGQYPTSNTSRPLPSPNYLGQRMPGQQGQGQYPPGMPMGQYYKQEPFNGQSTNFSGGGYSYGQGNGPSRPVNYPHSPVPGNPTPPMTPGSSIPPYLSPNQDVKPPFPPDMKPNMTALPPPPTNPNEELRLTFPVRDGVVLEPFRLEHNLAVSNHVFHLRPSVHQTLMWRSDLELQFKCYHHEDRQMNTNWPASVQVSVNATPLTIERGDNKTSHKPLHLKHVCQPGRNTIQITVTACCCSHLFVLQLVHRPSVRSVLQGLLKKRLLPAEHCITKVKRNFSSVAASAGSTTLNGEDGVEQTAIKVSLKCPITFRRIQLPARGHDCKHVQCFDLESYLQLNCERGTWRCPVCNKTALLEGLEVDQYMWGILNAIQNSEFEEVTIDPTCSWRPVPIKSELHIKEDPDGPLAKRFKTMSPSQMTMPNVMEMIAQLGPGPGPGPILGSSPYPPHPSQHPGGNGGDYPGAGNSYHSQGNFDFPHGNSSGGGVGGGPPMNDFIHGPQLSHPPDGPGGLLSQDKPLNHGMNDAMSHPDQSHNSMQHSLHASPHSGSQSGPPLHHSGQSGQPLHHSGQPSQPPRQSHPQPQPQPGQNSHPHSDLNFNPSSDGQMGQGAQDMPEPSLDLLPELANPDELLSYLDPPDLPANSNDDLLSLFENN